The Streptomyces sp. Mut1 genome window below encodes:
- a CDS encoding ABC transporter substrate-binding protein yields the protein MPAPRRRRSALPLTLSATALLVPLATACSGGASDTDGGQRLRVVMAFPPAQAMSPYGDDAVTLSRLAVIEGLTTLNSEGAAEPALATSWKRDNPTTWTFTLRKAVFQDGSDVDPAAVVRSLNAADKASPGPRVLSDTGITATARGADAVRIVTGEADPLLPQRLANPSLAILSAAAYANGRVDPAGHATGPFTLASVKGAVSATLERNDTYWGGKAKAPGADVTFVADGTARANALRTKAVDVAEYVPVSQASLLGDGLVHAFSSARTNGLSLNTARGVFADPAMRAAAREAIDSPALVKAVYEGRADTARGLLGPGVTWAADARTAPAGRAKAAGKAQVAKTGQIVLATYTNRPELPEAATVVQQQLQKRGFTVKQVVRDYAQMEADALAGKYDAFIQARNTLLDTADPVSYLASDFTCDGSFNISQLCDEDVDTAVAEAAGTASTDARHTAAAAAEARVLATDALVPLVHERFVQGYDDTRVHGVSLDPLERTLITADTHVG from the coding sequence ATGCCCGCTCCCCGCCGTCGTCGTTCCGCGCTGCCGCTGACCCTGTCCGCGACCGCCCTCCTCGTCCCGCTCGCCACCGCCTGCTCCGGCGGCGCGTCCGACACCGACGGCGGGCAACGCCTCCGCGTCGTCATGGCCTTCCCGCCCGCCCAGGCCATGTCCCCCTACGGGGACGACGCCGTCACCCTCAGCCGCCTCGCCGTCATCGAGGGCCTCACCACCCTGAACAGCGAGGGCGCGGCCGAGCCCGCGCTCGCCACGTCCTGGAAGCGCGACAACCCCACCACCTGGACCTTCACCCTCCGCAAGGCGGTCTTCCAGGACGGCAGCGACGTGGACCCGGCCGCCGTCGTCCGCTCGCTGAACGCCGCCGACAAGGCCTCACCCGGCCCCCGCGTCCTCTCCGACACCGGCATCACCGCCACCGCCCGGGGCGCCGACGCCGTACGGATCGTCACCGGGGAAGCCGACCCGCTGCTGCCCCAGCGCCTCGCCAACCCCTCCCTCGCCATCCTGTCCGCGGCCGCCTACGCCAACGGCAGGGTCGACCCCGCGGGCCACGCCACCGGCCCCTTCACGCTGGCCTCCGTCAAGGGCGCCGTCAGCGCGACCCTGGAACGCAACGACACCTACTGGGGCGGCAAGGCCAAGGCCCCCGGCGCCGACGTGACCTTCGTGGCCGACGGCACCGCCCGTGCCAACGCCCTGCGTACCAAGGCCGTCGACGTCGCCGAATACGTACCGGTCTCCCAGGCCTCCCTCCTCGGCGACGGACTCGTCCACGCGTTCTCCTCCGCCCGCACCAACGGCCTCTCCCTCAACACCGCGCGCGGCGTCTTCGCCGACCCCGCCATGCGCGCGGCCGCCCGCGAGGCCATCGACTCCCCGGCCCTCGTCAAGGCCGTCTACGAAGGCCGTGCCGACACCGCGCGAGGACTTCTCGGGCCGGGTGTCACCTGGGCCGCCGACGCCCGCACGGCTCCGGCCGGCCGGGCGAAGGCCGCCGGCAAGGCGCAGGTGGCGAAGACCGGGCAGATCGTCCTCGCCACCTACACCAACCGGCCCGAACTCCCCGAGGCCGCCACCGTCGTCCAACAGCAGCTCCAGAAGCGCGGCTTCACCGTCAAGCAGGTCGTCCGCGACTACGCCCAGATGGAGGCCGACGCCCTCGCCGGGAAGTACGACGCCTTCATCCAGGCCCGCAACACCCTCCTGGACACCGCCGACCCGGTCTCCTACCTCGCCTCCGACTTCACCTGCGACGGCAGCTTCAACATCTCCCAGCTCTGCGACGAAGACGTCGACACCGCCGTCGCCGAGGCCGCCGGCACCGCGTCGACCGACGCCCGCCACACCGCCGCCGCGGCAGCCGAAGCCCGCGTCCTCGCCACCGACGCCCTCGTACCGCTCGTCCACGAACGCTTCGTCCAGGGCTACGACGACACCCGCGTCCACG